The sequence GAACGCGGGGATTGTCGTAGTTCAACTCGGGCATGCCGCTCCAGAACAGTCCGTAATAGTAGTCTCCCGAGCCAGGGTAGGTCTCGTGCCAGACGGGTTGTCCCCACGGAACTTTTTCGTGGATATCCGTTTCTGCGTCAGCCCAGATGTAGTAGTCCCGATAGGGGCTGTTTTTGTCCTTGGACGCGGAGACAAACCAAGGATGTTGGTTACTGGTGTGATTGACGACCAAGTCGATGATCACTTTGATTCCGCGTTTATGCGCTTCACGTATCAATCGACGGAAATCTTCCAATGTGCCGTACTGTGGGTCAACCTGATAATAATCCACTACGTCATATTTGTGGTAGCTGGGTGATTTGGTGATCGGCATCAGCCAGAGACCGTCCACCTCCAGGTCGTTCCCGGAACGGGGATGCCCGTCGTTAAGATAATCCAGTTTAGAGGCGATTCCGGCCAGGTCCCCGTCTCCGTCCCCATTGGCATCGGCAAATTAGCGAACATAGATTTCTTGACACTCCACACGGCTAAAGCCGTGGGATTCTTGAGTGGT comes from Polycladomyces subterraneus and encodes:
- a CDS encoding alpha-amylase family glycosyl hydrolase — protein: MAGIASKLDYLNDGHPRSGNDLEVDGLWLMPITKSPSYHKYDVVDYYQVDPQYGTLEDFRRLIREAHKRGIKVIIDLVVNHTSNQHPWFVSASKDKNSPYRDYYIWADAETDIHEKVPWGQPVWHETYPGSGDYYYGLFWSGMPELNYDNPRVREEIIKIGKFWLKQGADGFRLDAAKYIYPDTLEAKNHEWWSQFRREMQKVKPNVYLVGEVWDAKERVAPYYGELDTLFNFDLSDRILQSLQQAQDAGIAALAAETGRMYVTSIPVPSTRHF